In Sediminispirochaeta bajacaliforniensis DSM 16054, one DNA window encodes the following:
- a CDS encoding ATP-binding cassette domain-containing protein — protein sequence MVQFIRHLLWLLRGVQVFALVGRSGTGKSFRAKLVAEKYGIELIIDDGLLIRDQKIIAGRSAKREKLFLSAIKTALFEDPSHLREVREAIDREKFRRILLIGTSERMVRKIAGRLGLPAPSKVLSIEQLASKEEIETAIKSRTEGKHVIPVPSIEIRQNYPQFVYDSVKVFFKKKLGLLPGGQRAFEKTVVQPEFSSKRGKVEISEVALTQMVLHCVDEWDDAVSVRKVSVKHDAGGYHLHLKVHLPIGVNLSGSLHDMQEYIISSLQRYGGVLITSVDITVDAVQSH from the coding sequence ATGGTTCAGTTTATCCGCCATCTTTTATGGCTACTCAGAGGCGTACAGGTATTTGCGTTGGTAGGACGCAGCGGAACGGGCAAAAGCTTCCGGGCAAAACTTGTGGCAGAAAAATACGGTATTGAATTAATCATCGACGATGGATTACTTATTCGCGATCAGAAGATTATTGCGGGCCGTTCCGCTAAGCGGGAAAAGCTCTTCCTTTCCGCCATTAAGACGGCACTGTTCGAAGACCCCTCCCATCTCAGAGAAGTCAGGGAGGCTATTGACAGAGAAAAATTCAGGAGGATTCTCCTGATCGGTACAAGCGAGCGAATGGTCAGGAAAATTGCGGGAAGGCTTGGACTACCTGCTCCCTCGAAAGTGTTAAGCATTGAGCAACTTGCAAGTAAAGAAGAGATCGAAACTGCTATTAAAAGCAGAACGGAAGGTAAGCATGTGATCCCCGTTCCTTCCATAGAAATCAGGCAAAATTACCCTCAATTCGTTTATGATTCGGTAAAGGTATTTTTCAAGAAAAAGCTGGGTCTTCTTCCCGGAGGACAACGGGCCTTTGAAAAGACCGTGGTGCAACCCGAGTTCTCAAGCAAACGGGGAAAAGTTGAAATTAGCGAGGTGGCCCTTACCCAGATGGTGCTGCACTGTGTCGATGAATGGGACGACGCAGTATCGGTACGGAAGGTAAGCGTCAAGCACGATGCAGGTGGATATCATCTTCATCTGAAGGTTCACCTCCCTATAGGAGTCAATCTTTCCGGTTCGCTTCACGATATGCAGGAGTATATTATTTCCAGTCTTCAGCGTTACGGGGGAGTCCTGATAACATCGGTCGATATCACCGTCGATGCGGTACAAAGTCACTAA
- a CDS encoding DUF1570 domain-containing protein, producing the protein MKRRSIIVVLLLCTTAMVFGQSMQMAEGNHYRVFSEMGKEDAQAKAEFLDAFFVLFNSYFHFDPAELQNKMNVRLFSSKAKFDDYLRSTVSQTRETFVFLQYKNSAKSELVGYAMDDPELERRSLIHHGFVQYLRSFISEPPLWLQKGFAIYFEESGYNTDRKTAIYRENLGWIPYLRTLLAEETKTEGSSGLLPLNMLLYVDAETANANIDQFYAESWGLVSFLLNSEYKNYNRALWDAISSLSADATKRDNENSTVQRAFSWTDRNLFVSDFASYISSVKTFPDLIESGMQAYGLEQYDEAEKLFSSAMALRPENYIPYYYLGLIGYARADYASAEYYYHSSIQAGGNAPLTYYALGVNAYADSRNSDAAFYLSQVKSLDPDGFGVKADDLLTRINSESGNATKETER; encoded by the coding sequence ATGAAACGAAGATCAATCATCGTAGTTCTTCTTCTATGCACCACAGCCATGGTGTTTGGGCAAAGCATGCAGATGGCGGAAGGGAATCACTATAGAGTCTTCTCAGAAATGGGTAAAGAAGATGCACAGGCAAAAGCCGAATTTCTTGATGCATTTTTCGTGCTCTTCAACTCATACTTTCATTTTGATCCCGCGGAACTTCAGAACAAAATGAATGTCAGGCTCTTTTCCAGCAAGGCAAAGTTTGATGATTATCTTCGCTCGACGGTGTCACAGACAAGAGAGACCTTTGTCTTTCTTCAATATAAAAATTCAGCGAAAAGCGAGCTTGTCGGCTATGCCATGGATGATCCGGAATTGGAGCGGCGCTCCCTTATTCACCACGGTTTTGTTCAATATCTCCGCAGTTTTATTAGCGAGCCTCCCCTTTGGCTGCAGAAGGGGTTCGCCATCTATTTCGAAGAGAGCGGTTACAACACAGACCGGAAAACGGCAATCTATCGGGAAAATCTCGGATGGATTCCCTATCTGAGAACCCTACTTGCCGAGGAAACCAAAACAGAGGGAAGTTCGGGACTGCTGCCTCTCAATATGCTTCTTTATGTCGATGCCGAAACCGCAAATGCGAATATCGACCAGTTTTATGCCGAAAGCTGGGGACTTGTCTCGTTTCTGCTCAACAGCGAATACAAAAATTACAATAGGGCCCTGTGGGATGCAATTTCGAGTCTCTCCGCCGATGCGACAAAACGCGACAATGAGAATTCCACGGTACAGCGCGCCTTTTCATGGACGGACCGCAATCTTTTTGTTTCCGACTTTGCAAGTTATATCTCCTCGGTCAAAACCTTCCCTGATCTGATTGAATCGGGAATGCAGGCCTACGGGCTTGAACAATACGATGAGGCGGAAAAACTCTTCAGTTCGGCAATGGCCCTTCGTCCGGAGAATTACATTCCCTACTACTATCTGGGCCTCATCGGTTATGCAAGAGCAGACTATGCCTCGGCGGAATACTACTATCACTCTTCCATCCAGGCGGGCGGAAACGCTCCACTCACCTACTACGCTCTTGGTGTAAATGCTTATGCCGATAGTCGCAACAGCGACGCAGCCTTTTACCTGAGCCAGGTAAAGAGCCTGGATCCGGATGGTTTCGGCGTCAAAGCAGATGATCTGCTTACGAGAATCAACTCGGAAAGTGGAAATGCAACGAAAGAGACAGAAAGGTAA
- the pcnB gene encoding polynucleotide adenylyltransferase PcnB, which yields MLKRYATDEKGQSVPIAKIYTEQEHPISSDQIDGDAFAITRRLKDAGFEAYIVGGAVRDLLQGKSPKDFDIATSAYPKQVRKLFRNSRIIGRRFRLVHVHYGSGKIIEVSTFRADDEEGNSNNVFGTLEDDVKRRDFSVNALYLDPQKLHIIDFVDGVKDVRAGKMKSLLPLDRTFKDDPVRMIRAVKYSTGGGFRMGWKLRRAIARHVDELERCPSSRMTEEVFKVLSSGRSALLIDEFLKTGLFRHMLPRIDSFLKSGDKKLRGAFFASLEELDLLVREKNEDRKGQMLVRLLSPFLELSLEGTNSVDLFRDTFKSCKQLLEPITPPNHEVEMAVIKLFRQCGIRTPRNITRKPKPSSLEPVAKDKENKMRRSRRRKKRQSAENTDVALDV from the coding sequence TTGCTGAAACGATATGCTACCGATGAGAAGGGGCAAAGTGTCCCGATAGCGAAAATTTACACCGAGCAAGAACACCCGATCTCTTCCGATCAAATCGATGGTGATGCCTTTGCGATAACAAGGCGTCTTAAGGATGCCGGATTTGAGGCCTATATCGTCGGCGGAGCAGTGAGAGATCTGCTTCAGGGGAAAAGTCCAAAAGATTTTGATATCGCAACCAGTGCATATCCGAAGCAGGTCAGAAAGCTTTTTCGTAATTCGAGGATCATCGGAAGACGTTTTCGCTTGGTACATGTCCACTATGGAAGCGGTAAGATCATCGAGGTCTCGACCTTTCGGGCCGACGACGAGGAAGGTAACTCGAATAATGTGTTCGGTACCCTTGAAGACGATGTGAAACGCAGGGATTTTAGTGTAAACGCCCTCTATCTTGACCCCCAGAAACTGCACATCATCGATTTTGTCGACGGTGTGAAAGATGTCAGGGCCGGAAAGATGAAGAGTTTGCTCCCCTTGGATAGGACCTTTAAAGATGATCCTGTCCGTATGATCAGGGCTGTGAAGTATTCTACCGGTGGCGGCTTTCGTATGGGATGGAAGCTTCGCAGGGCCATTGCCAGGCATGTGGACGAGCTTGAGCGTTGTCCATCCTCCCGCATGACCGAAGAGGTGTTTAAGGTCCTCTCCTCCGGCCGTTCGGCTCTTCTTATTGATGAATTTTTGAAAACAGGATTGTTTCGCCATATGCTTCCGCGTATCGACTCCTTTCTCAAATCGGGGGACAAGAAGCTTCGAGGAGCCTTCTTCGCTTCCTTGGAAGAGTTGGATCTTCTTGTTCGGGAAAAGAATGAGGATCGCAAGGGGCAAATGCTTGTTAGGTTGCTTAGCCCCTTTCTGGAACTCTCCTTAGAGGGCACCAATAGTGTCGATCTGTTCCGGGATACCTTTAAATCCTGTAAGCAATTGCTTGAGCCGATAACGCCTCCCAACCATGAAGTGGAGATGGCGGTCATAAAGCTTTTTCGGCAATGCGGTATCAGAACCCCGCGTAATATTACACGAAAGCCGAAGCCCTCCTCTCTCGAGCCTGTAGCGAAAGATAAGGAGAATAAAATGCGGCGAAGTCGTAGACGAAAAAAGCGCCAGTCGGCTGAAAATACCGACGTAGCGCTTGATGTTTAA